The following proteins come from a genomic window of Kitasatospora sp. NBC_01246:
- a CDS encoding DUF6296 family protein: protein MTISPGSAYALRLRDAVGTVRPAVVTASTRTGPAGHRVFADSDGALQVEIACTGEHRILRSARGLRIISAACLS from the coding sequence ATGACCATCTCCCCCGGCAGCGCCTACGCCCTGCGCCTGCGCGACGCGGTCGGCACGGTCCGCCCCGCCGTCGTGACGGCGAGCACCCGCACCGGTCCGGCCGGGCACCGCGTCTTCGCCGACAGCGACGGCGCCCTCCAGGTGGAGATCGCCTGCACCGGTGAGCACCGCATCCTGCGGAGCGCGCGAGGGCTGCGCATCATCTCCGCCGCCTGCCTGTCCTGA
- a CDS encoding SsgA family sporulation/cell division regulator, producing the protein MDVFPTRTTMCLQTDPDTLVSVAVELSYSSDDPYAVHCFFPDEPVPVSWTFGRDLLAAGLERVCGEGDVRIEPADRQHTWIAISDGDSRGVALLLARTRDLADFLARTYRAVPGGTEGRHIDWDACIGHLLNRESGQDSRTA; encoded by the coding sequence ATGGATGTGTTCCCGACCCGCACCACGATGTGCCTGCAGACCGACCCGGACACGCTCGTGTCGGTAGCCGTGGAGCTGTCCTACAGCAGCGACGACCCGTACGCCGTCCACTGCTTCTTCCCCGATGAACCGGTACCCGTGTCCTGGACCTTCGGCCGTGACCTGCTGGCCGCCGGGCTGGAGCGCGTCTGCGGCGAGGGCGACGTCCGGATCGAACCGGCCGACCGGCAGCACACCTGGATCGCCATCTCCGACGGGGACAGCCGTGGCGTGGCCCTGCTGCTCGCCCGCACCCGCGACCTGGCCGACTTCCTGGCCCGCACCTACCGGGCCGTACCCGGGGGCACCGAGGGCCGGCACATCGACTGGGACGCTTGTATCGGCCACCTCCTCAACCGGGAGAGCGGCCAGGACTCGCGCACGGCGTAG
- a CDS encoding RNA polymerase sigma factor, whose translation MDYSSHARIRAGDPEAFRELFRDHAPLVHRHAVRVSGDRDLAEDVVSLTFLEAWRLRDRLLDHEAGPRPWLMGIAVNVLRNTRRAARRHQAALGRLPARDTVPDFADELVGRLADADQLAAAQRALGKLRRAEREVFTLCVWSGLGYAEAAAALGVPIGTVRSRLSRARTRLRKLAGQELTKEREPLPRPGQVQGGRTHAARSYESHESHEETYG comes from the coding sequence GTGGACTACTCATCGCACGCCCGGATACGCGCGGGGGACCCCGAAGCGTTCAGGGAACTCTTCCGTGACCATGCCCCGCTGGTCCATCGGCACGCCGTCCGCGTGAGCGGTGACCGGGACCTCGCCGAGGACGTCGTCTCGCTGACCTTCCTGGAGGCCTGGCGGCTGCGGGACCGGCTGCTCGACCACGAGGCCGGCCCGCGCCCGTGGCTCATGGGCATCGCCGTCAACGTGCTGCGCAACACCCGTCGTGCCGCACGCCGCCACCAGGCGGCCCTCGGGCGTCTGCCCGCCCGCGACACCGTCCCGGACTTCGCCGACGAACTCGTCGGACGCCTGGCCGACGCCGACCAACTCGCCGCCGCCCAGAGGGCGCTGGGCAAGCTGCGCCGCGCGGAGCGCGAGGTGTTCACGCTGTGCGTCTGGTCCGGGCTGGGGTACGCCGAGGCCGCCGCCGCCCTCGGGGTCCCGATCGGCACCGTGCGTTCGCGCCTCTCACGCGCCCGCACCCGGCTGCGCAAACTCGCCGGACAGGAACTGACGAAGGAGCGGGAACCGCTTCCGCGTCCCGGACAAGTACAGGGCGGCCGCACCCACGCGGCCCGGTCGTACGAGTCGCACGAGTCGCACGAGGAGACGTACGGATGA
- a CDS encoding CU044_5270 family protein, which translates to MTRKFWKRTEPLTRTEPDHTKPDHTELARLLPPPSAPPMPLDRQLLFEEHLLNEIRTHAPAPAPAATKRPVRRVLLIALPVTAAALTAVLAVGALTNGVGEPRTGAASVEAPVVPVEEGSALQLVSTVQQIAAAVSTQPTPEPKPGQYIYVKSKVSFLSFSHNGDTDESRTWVQPLHQREVWRTPDALKGWLDEPGYQAEGGITLDSDGPHSKPVNGQDVPGAPLRHSYDWLKAQPTDPDALLKVIYTTVSGPRDRDQQAFETIRAIVNEQLVPAQSAAALYRAAAKVPGVIVVQNSQDAVGRTGLALARLDVQNGERIELVFDRTTFTYLGSRGIQVKQVNDIKPGTVTERTAVLERAVVDAQKERPAPGTTA; encoded by the coding sequence ATGACCCGCAAGTTCTGGAAGCGGACCGAGCCCCTGACCCGCACGGAGCCGGACCACACGAAGCCGGACCACACGGAGCTCGCCCGGCTGCTGCCGCCCCCGTCGGCCCCTCCGATGCCGCTCGACCGTCAGCTGCTTTTCGAGGAGCACCTGTTGAACGAGATCCGCACCCATGCCCCCGCACCCGCCCCCGCGGCCACGAAGCGGCCGGTCCGGCGCGTCCTGCTGATCGCCCTCCCTGTCACCGCTGCCGCGCTCACCGCCGTCCTCGCCGTCGGCGCGCTGACCAACGGCGTCGGCGAACCGCGTACGGGAGCGGCCTCCGTGGAAGCGCCCGTCGTGCCGGTCGAGGAGGGCAGCGCCCTCCAACTGGTCTCGACCGTCCAGCAGATCGCCGCCGCCGTGAGCACGCAGCCGACCCCGGAGCCGAAGCCCGGCCAGTACATCTACGTCAAGAGCAAGGTCTCCTTCCTGTCCTTCTCGCACAACGGCGACACCGACGAGTCCAGGACGTGGGTGCAGCCGCTGCACCAGCGCGAGGTCTGGCGCACCCCCGACGCGCTCAAGGGCTGGCTCGACGAACCCGGCTACCAGGCCGAGGGCGGCATCACCCTGGACAGCGACGGCCCCCACTCCAAGCCCGTGAACGGCCAGGACGTCCCCGGCGCGCCGCTCCGCCACTCGTACGACTGGCTCAAGGCCCAGCCGACCGACCCGGACGCGCTGCTGAAGGTGATCTACACGACGGTCAGCGGTCCGCGGGACCGGGACCAGCAGGCGTTCGAGACGATCAGGGCGATCGTCAACGAGCAGCTCGTGCCGGCCCAGAGCGCCGCCGCGCTCTACCGGGCCGCCGCGAAGGTCCCCGGCGTGATCGTCGTGCAGAACTCCCAGGACGCCGTCGGCCGCACCGGTCTCGCCCTGGCCCGCCTGGACGTGCAGAACGGCGAACGGATCGAGCTCGTCTTCGACCGTACGACCTTCACCTACCTGGGCAGCCGCGGAATCCAGGTCAAGCAGGTCAACGACATCAAGCCCGGCACCGTCACCGAGCGCACCGCCGTCCTGGAGCGGGCCGTCGTCGACGCCCAGAAGGAACGCCCCGCCCCGGGCACGACCGCCTGA
- a CDS encoding helix-turn-helix domain-containing protein, whose translation MTKKEALTRAAAELLWERGYTGTSPAKVLERAQAGQGSMYHHFSGKAELALAAMARMSEELRTRAETALGGEGGAVDRVNAFLDLERDPLAGCRMGRLTQDYDIVTDERLRAPLAEFFGWLDERLTAVLADGVRTGELRPATDPAATASLVMAAVQGGYVLARAQQRPAAFDRTVEGLRQVLADLRTHSGEN comes from the coding sequence ATGACGAAGAAGGAGGCGCTGACCCGCGCCGCGGCCGAACTCCTCTGGGAACGCGGGTACACCGGCACCAGTCCGGCCAAGGTCCTGGAGCGCGCGCAGGCCGGACAGGGCAGCATGTACCACCACTTCTCCGGCAAGGCGGAGCTGGCGCTGGCGGCCATGGCGCGGATGAGCGAGGAGCTCCGCACCCGGGCCGAGACCGCGCTGGGCGGCGAGGGCGGGGCCGTCGACCGCGTCAACGCGTTCCTCGACCTCGAACGCGACCCGCTGGCGGGCTGCCGGATGGGGCGACTGACCCAGGACTACGACATCGTCACCGACGAGCGCCTCCGCGCCCCGCTGGCCGAGTTCTTCGGCTGGCTCGACGAACGGCTGACCGCGGTGCTCGCCGACGGGGTGCGCACGGGCGAGTTGCGGCCCGCCACCGATCCCGCGGCGACGGCCTCGCTGGTCATGGCGGCCGTGCAGGGCGGGTACGTCCTGGCCCGGGCCCAGCAGCGGCCCGCGGCCTTCGACCGCACGGTCGAGGGGCTCAGGCAGGTCCTCGCCGACCTCCGGACCCACTCGGGCGAGAACTGA